One Babylonia areolata isolate BAREFJ2019XMU chromosome 20, ASM4173473v1, whole genome shotgun sequence DNA segment encodes these proteins:
- the LOC143294976 gene encoding uncharacterized protein LOC143294976, with product MEKNEAFRKQVLSHLYGIPDPSEPVKQDSDEGKAEEEKETKPSEKQKEDTSVTDNGVQEKTEKDTSPEKVDTAEESADKDGEGKGTVKADHTNNNEGAVASVAAAVSDPLTSTKSNPTGSSSDSKSDHMSNNSNKSNTTHTTPTTTTSHLYSVLMAPLDGHSPYRDNILRFGADDADSGPRKRMRVDNSSSAEKAKPEPTAESGDVAKSAADSNSSVGMDLTKNQKKKLKKKRRKHLLNKLEVQRAKDFIYSSENEQFSVEKLRTMIEDVTEFLDAIWDVYCSEARLKGESVEEEGSKVAAVLKCLSASGEGSWGDLQLLSRAKSVLVLRSKHLAASTIARVENELGYDTDIRNFIVRMLKFWMGEIVTKG from the exons ATGGAGAAGAACGAAG CTTTCAGGAAACAAGTTCTCAGTCATCTGTATGGAATTCCTGATCCTTCGGAACCTGTGAAACAAGATTCAGATGAAGGCAAAGccgaagaggagaaagagaccaAACCctctgagaaacagaaagaagacacaTCGGTGACAGACAATGGTGTCcaagaaaaaactgaaaaagacacTTCACCAGAAAAAGTGGACACTGCGGAGGAATCAGCAGACAAGGATGGTGAGGGCAAAGGCACCGTGAAGGCAGACCACACTAATAACAATGAGGGTGCGGTGgccagtgttgctgctgctgtcagcgACCCGTTGACCAGCACCAAAAGCAACCCCACAGGCAGCAGTAGCGACAGTAAGAGTGACCAcatgagcaacaacagcaacaagagcaacacaacccacaccacccccaccaccaccacgtctcaCTTGTACAGTGTGCTGATGGCCCCGCTGGACGGCCACAGCCCTTACCGTGACAACATTCTGCGCTTTGGAGCTGATGATGCTG ACTCAGGACCAAGAAAACGAATGCGTGTGGACAATTCATCATCAGCGGAGAAAGCAAAACCTGAACCGACAGCGGagagtggagatgttgcaaaaagtGCTGCTGACTCAAACAGTTCTGTAGGGATGGACTTAACAAAGAACCAGAAGAAAAAGCTGAAGAAGAAACGGCGGAAACATCTTCTCAACAAACTGGAAGTCCAACGAGCCAAGGATTTTATCTACTCCAGTGAGAACGAACAGTT CAGTGTGGAAAAACTGCGGACCATGATAGAAGATGTCACAGAGTTCCTGGATGCTATATGGGATGTGTACTGCAGTGAAG CCCGGctgaagggagagagtgtggaggaggagggcagcAAAGTTGCGGCGGTGCTCAAGTGCCTGAGTGCCTCCGGGGAGGGCAGCTGGGGGGACCTGCAGCTGCTGAGTCGCGCAAAGTCTGTGCTGGTGCTACGCAGCAAGCACCTGGCCGCCTCCACCATCGCCAGGGTGGAGAACGAGCTGGGCTACGACACAG ATATACGGAACTTCATTGTTCGCATGTTGAAATTCTGGATGGGGGAGATTGTGACGAAAGGTTAA